A genome region from Rhodanobacter thiooxydans includes the following:
- a CDS encoding very short patch repair endonuclease: MASRRMAKVRQKGTAPEIAMRHQLHRIGLRYRVDYEVLKKPRRVADLAFPRLKIAVFIDGCFWHGCPEHASWPKQNAEFWRQKIEANRLRDLDTNERLRNEGWKVLRFWEHESPAIAAEAVAEAVASNRLERSISSAS, from the coding sequence ATGGCCAGTCGCCGTATGGCCAAGGTGCGGCAGAAGGGTACGGCTCCCGAGATCGCGATGCGGCACCAGCTGCATCGAATCGGGTTGCGCTACAGGGTGGATTACGAGGTTTTGAAGAAGCCTCGCCGTGTGGCTGACCTGGCTTTCCCTCGGCTAAAGATCGCGGTTTTCATCGACGGATGCTTCTGGCATGGCTGTCCTGAGCATGCTTCGTGGCCGAAGCAGAACGCAGAGTTCTGGCGGCAAAAGATCGAGGCGAATCGACTCAGGGATCTGGACACGAACGAACGGCTTCGCAACGAGGGATGGAAAGTATTGCGATTCTGGGAGCACGAGTCTCCGGCCATAGCAGCAGAGGCCGTGGCTGAAGCGGTCGCCTCGAATAGGCTGGAGCGCTCTATCTCATCAGCCAGTTAG
- a CDS encoding DNA cytosine methyltransferase, producing the protein MTKVSCVDLFCGAGGLTHGFVLEGLSVVAGIDLDPACRFPYETNNQAQFLERDISKVTAAELKVLFGDADLTVLAGCAPCQPFSTYAQRYELDGKDGKWGLLYEFARLAEGAKPDVITMENVPTVAKHEVFHDFVDTLKRLGYKVWFDIVDSSCYGVPQSRRRMVLLASRHGDIKMIAPTQKEPKTVRQAIGRLRPLRAGETAPRDKLHVTSTLSETNLKRIKVSRPGGTWRDWPAHLVADCHRAESGRTYPGVYGRMEWDKPAPTMTTQCYGFGNGRFGHPEQDRAISLREAAILQSFPRDYAFVPEDGEVSFKALGRLIGNAVPVGLGRAIARSINTHIASINE; encoded by the coding sequence GTGACAAAAGTTTCTTGTGTCGATTTGTTCTGCGGCGCGGGCGGGTTGACGCATGGCTTCGTGCTCGAAGGATTGTCCGTGGTCGCCGGCATCGATTTGGACCCGGCCTGCCGCTTTCCTTACGAGACTAACAACCAGGCCCAATTCCTCGAACGTGACATCAGCAAAGTCACTGCCGCTGAATTGAAAGTGCTATTCGGGGATGCCGATCTGACGGTCCTCGCGGGCTGCGCGCCGTGCCAGCCCTTCTCGACCTACGCGCAGCGCTACGAACTGGATGGCAAAGACGGGAAGTGGGGCTTGCTGTATGAGTTCGCACGTCTGGCCGAAGGTGCGAAGCCCGATGTCATCACGATGGAGAACGTTCCGACCGTAGCGAAGCATGAGGTGTTTCATGACTTCGTCGATACCCTGAAACGGCTCGGCTACAAGGTTTGGTTCGATATCGTCGATAGCAGCTGCTATGGCGTTCCCCAGAGTCGGCGACGCATGGTGCTGCTGGCGTCCAGGCATGGCGATATCAAGATGATCGCACCGACCCAGAAGGAGCCGAAGACGGTTCGTCAGGCCATTGGCCGCCTACGCCCGCTGCGTGCTGGCGAGACTGCCCCCCGGGACAAATTGCATGTCACATCGACGCTGTCAGAAACGAATTTGAAACGGATCAAGGTTTCAAGGCCCGGCGGCACCTGGCGCGACTGGCCGGCCCATCTGGTTGCCGACTGTCACCGTGCGGAAAGTGGCCGCACCTACCCGGGTGTCTACGGTCGGATGGAGTGGGACAAGCCTGCACCCACGATGACGACGCAGTGCTATGGATTCGGAAATGGTCGATTCGGACACCCGGAACAGGATCGAGCCATATCTCTGAGAGAGGCTGCAATCTTGCAGAGCTTCCCGCGGGACTATGCATTCGTGCCGGAAGACGGAGAGGTGAGCTTCAAGGCACTCGGACGGCTCATTGGTAATGCGGTTCCCGTAGGCCTCGGCCGTGCAATCGCGCGAAGCATCAACACGCATATCGCGTCGATCAATGAATGA